From Sphingobium sp. EM0848, the proteins below share one genomic window:
- a CDS encoding YafY family protein, whose amino-acid sequence MTFAKANDLLRLAQLAASRRLGISLEEISQEFGISHRTAQRMTSALEDNFANVVVVEDDDRRRRWRIQSPIPERLQPRQENTIEALEIAARAARDENRLRHARALEDLRDSLITRLSPRDALRSEADAEAVLSALGQVARPGPKVAMRPEVTDVLIEALRGPFKMRIVYGDTDAETRTVEPHGLLLGLRSYLVARQADRGENLRHFRLDRIHSAECLDESFPIQSGYSLNDHAAQAFGAYQDPAQYGEVVWRFLPDAASRAAEFQFHPNQSAEYSDDGSLIVRFKAAGWLEMAWHLYQWGDKVEVLKPAGLRALVEGHARPDFPALP is encoded by the coding sequence ATGACTTTCGCCAAGGCAAACGATCTTCTGCGCCTCGCCCAGCTCGCCGCCTCGCGGCGTCTGGGCATCAGCCTTGAGGAAATCTCTCAGGAATTTGGCATTTCGCACCGAACGGCGCAGCGCATGACCAGCGCGCTGGAGGATAATTTCGCGAATGTCGTTGTCGTGGAGGATGACGATCGCCGCCGGCGCTGGCGCATCCAAAGTCCCATCCCCGAGCGGCTGCAACCGCGCCAGGAAAACACCATCGAGGCTCTGGAAATCGCCGCCCGCGCGGCCCGCGATGAGAACCGGCTTCGCCACGCCCGCGCGCTGGAAGATCTAAGAGACAGCCTGATCACGCGCCTCTCCCCGCGCGACGCGCTGCGCTCGGAAGCCGATGCGGAGGCGGTACTATCGGCTTTGGGCCAAGTGGCGCGGCCAGGCCCAAAGGTCGCGATGAGACCTGAGGTCACCGACGTTCTGATCGAGGCGCTGCGCGGACCGTTCAAGATGCGCATTGTCTATGGCGACACCGATGCAGAAACCCGGACGGTCGAGCCGCATGGGCTCTTGCTGGGATTGCGCAGCTATCTCGTTGCGCGCCAGGCTGATCGAGGCGAGAATCTCCGCCATTTTCGCCTGGACCGCATTCACAGCGCCGAATGTCTCGATGAGAGTTTTCCCATCCAGTCCGGCTATTCCTTGAACGATCATGCGGCGCAGGCCTTCGGCGCCTATCAGGACCCCGCCCAATACGGTGAGGTCGTCTGGCGTTTTCTTCCCGACGCAGCCTCGCGCGCGGCCGAGTTCCAGTTCCATCCCAATCAATCGGCCGAATATAGCGACGACGGTAGCCTGATTGTGCGGTTCAAGGCCGCAGGCTGGCTGGAAATGGCCTGGCATCTCTATCAATGGGGCGACAAGGTCGAGGTGCTGAAACCGGCAGGACTGCGGGCGCTGGTCGAAGGCCATGCGCGTCCCGACTTCCCCGCGCTGCCCTGA
- a CDS encoding TM0106 family RecB-like putative nuclease — protein sequence MRTIGSTILFSATDLMRFVGCAHATALDLAYMRGEPLTPREDTEDAALLQKQGDAHEAAHLATLKDAGHGVVEIARGDLAQNADETRVALAKGSQIIFQGAFLAERWGGWSDFLERVERPSLLGPFSYEVTDTKLKRKAHPKHVLQLVLYSDLLAEIQGVMPEHAHVQLGDGTRATLRLADYAYYARGARAKLEAFVASPGPTRPVPCADCSLCRWADHCDAVLTSQDSLFQVANITRGQVKKLEASGIETMAALARHDGSVRGVASATAEKLVGQARLQHARKTGEPAFELRPVQAGKGFDLLPRPQAGDLFYDIEGDPHYEGGLEYLHGVWADGSFHAFWAHDHAAEAQALERLLAFFRDRLTAYPQARIYHYAPYEITALRRLTTRYGIGEAFLDRLMRERRFVDLYAVVRGALIASEPSYSIKALEAFYGLKREGEVKTAGGSVVAYENWRETGDQQILDEIEDYNRIDCQSTQLLRDWLVSIRPDGPWPVLAQDAAEQEAVEDEETTALRDRLAASTLTPERQELLFNLGLFHKREAKPAQWTVFDSAARDEEELVDDLDALAGLEAISGIEPIKRSVMRTYRFPSQETKLREGGKATVPGIDGPPSTVAIEALDRDACTITLKVGVARAELLTDRLTLHPDWPLDTKVLAAAVRDVIEDQCGPRRYRAVDDLLSGAAPRLNGIAGDILGGGEPVAGAMAAAQAMDRTLLPIQGPPGTGKTHVTARVILALVKAGHRVAVASNSHEAIRNVLLGCLRAREEEGGTFPVSFAHKVSGGDDGYASDCPVHRATANDDLILARANVVGGTAFFFARDENLQGFDWLFVDEAGQVGLANMVAMGRAARNIVLVGDPRQLPQVIQGAHPAPANLSCLEWMLGEHATVPPDRGIFLAETRRMHPAVCDFISNQVYEGRLASHSDTGRQSVTGTAWPTAGAYWVSVSHDGNAQIAAEEVAAIGAAIENLLQGSWTDKNGATRPIGPGDIIVVAPYNAQVNALRAALPGSIRVGTVDKFQGQEAPICLVSMTASSADETARGMEFLFSLNRINVAVSRAKALALVFGSDRLREANCSSIEQMRLVNTLCALPPLSARASTGS from the coding sequence GTGAGGACGATCGGGAGCACCATCCTGTTTTCAGCGACGGACCTGATGCGGTTCGTCGGCTGCGCGCATGCGACGGCGCTCGATCTTGCCTATATGCGCGGCGAGCCGCTCACCCCCCGGGAAGATACCGAGGATGCCGCGCTGCTTCAGAAACAGGGCGATGCTCATGAGGCCGCCCATTTGGCGACTCTGAAGGACGCGGGCCATGGGGTAGTCGAGATCGCGCGTGGGGACCTTGCCCAGAACGCGGACGAGACGCGAGTTGCCCTGGCGAAAGGCTCGCAGATCATCTTCCAAGGGGCTTTTCTGGCCGAGCGGTGGGGTGGCTGGTCCGATTTTCTCGAACGGGTCGAACGGCCGTCCTTGCTGGGGCCGTTCAGCTATGAAGTGACCGACACCAAGCTCAAGCGCAAAGCCCACCCCAAGCATGTGCTGCAGCTCGTGCTCTATTCCGACCTTTTGGCGGAGATTCAGGGTGTGATGCCGGAGCACGCACATGTGCAGCTCGGCGATGGGACGCGCGCGACGCTGCGCTTGGCCGACTATGCCTATTATGCGCGCGGTGCGCGGGCAAAGCTCGAGGCCTTTGTTGCTTCGCCCGGGCCGACGCGGCCGGTTCCCTGCGCGGATTGTTCGCTGTGCCGATGGGCCGATCATTGCGACGCTGTCCTCACCAGCCAGGACAGCTTGTTCCAGGTCGCCAATATTACCCGCGGCCAAGTGAAGAAGCTCGAGGCGTCCGGCATCGAAACTATGGCCGCGCTGGCACGGCATGACGGCTCGGTGCGCGGCGTTGCGAGTGCAACAGCGGAGAAGCTTGTCGGCCAAGCACGATTGCAGCACGCGCGCAAAACCGGCGAGCCCGCCTTCGAGTTGCGCCCGGTACAGGCAGGCAAAGGCTTCGACCTGCTCCCTCGGCCGCAGGCGGGCGATCTCTTCTATGATATCGAGGGCGACCCCCATTATGAGGGAGGCCTTGAGTATCTGCACGGCGTGTGGGCCGATGGTAGTTTCCATGCCTTCTGGGCCCATGACCATGCTGCCGAAGCGCAAGCGCTCGAACGGCTGCTTGCTTTTTTTCGCGATCGGCTCACGGCTTATCCGCAGGCCCGCATCTATCATTATGCGCCGTATGAGATCACCGCTTTGCGGCGTCTCACCACGCGCTATGGTATCGGTGAGGCCTTTCTCGACCGGCTCATGCGCGAACGCCGCTTTGTTGACCTCTATGCGGTCGTGCGCGGCGCGCTCATTGCTTCCGAACCGAGCTACTCCATCAAGGCGCTGGAGGCCTTTTATGGCCTGAAGCGCGAGGGCGAGGTCAAGACAGCAGGCGGATCGGTCGTTGCTTATGAAAATTGGCGCGAGACGGGCGATCAGCAAATCCTCGACGAGATCGAGGACTATAATCGGATCGATTGCCAGTCGACCCAGCTTCTGCGCGATTGGCTAGTCAGCATCCGGCCCGATGGTCCGTGGCCCGTGCTTGCACAGGACGCGGCCGAGCAGGAGGCCGTCGAGGACGAGGAAACAACAGCGCTGCGCGATCGCCTGGCCGCATCCACTCTGACCCCAGAGCGTCAGGAATTGCTGTTCAACCTGGGGCTGTTCCACAAGCGTGAGGCCAAGCCTGCCCAGTGGACGGTTTTCGACAGCGCGGCGCGCGATGAGGAAGAGCTTGTCGACGATCTCGACGCCTTGGCGGGGCTCGAGGCGATATCTGGGATCGAACCCATCAAGCGCTCGGTGATGCGCACCTATCGCTTTCCGTCTCAGGAAACCAAATTGCGCGAAGGCGGCAAGGCTACTGTGCCCGGGATTGATGGGCCGCCGTCAACTGTTGCGATTGAGGCGCTGGATCGCGATGCATGCACGATTACCCTGAAGGTGGGCGTGGCGAGGGCCGAACTCCTCACCGATCGGCTGACCCTGCATCCGGATTGGCCGCTCGATACCAAGGTGTTGGCCGCAGCGGTGCGCGACGTCATCGAGGACCAATGCGGGCCGCGGCGTTATCGTGCCGTCGATGATCTGCTGTCGGGCGCCGCCCCACGTCTGAACGGCATCGCCGGCGACATTCTCGGTGGTGGGGAACCGGTGGCGGGCGCCATGGCCGCTGCGCAAGCCATGGACCGGACATTGCTTCCGATCCAGGGACCGCCGGGCACGGGCAAAACACACGTCACGGCCCGGGTGATCCTGGCGCTGGTCAAAGCAGGACATCGGGTCGCCGTCGCCTCGAACAGCCATGAAGCGATCCGCAATGTCCTGCTCGGTTGCCTGCGGGCGCGCGAGGAAGAAGGCGGCACTTTTCCTGTCTCGTTCGCCCACAAAGTTTCCGGCGGCGACGATGGCTATGCCAGCGATTGTCCCGTTCACCGCGCCACGGCCAATGACGACTTGATCCTCGCCCGCGCCAATGTGGTGGGCGGCACGGCCTTCTTCTTTGCGCGCGATGAGAATCTGCAGGGCTTCGATTGGTTGTTTGTCGATGAGGCGGGGCAAGTGGGCCTCGCTAACATGGTCGCTATGGGGCGTGCCGCGCGCAATATCGTGCTGGTCGGCGACCCGCGCCAGCTGCCTCAGGTCATCCAGGGCGCACATCCTGCGCCCGCCAACCTGTCATGCCTGGAGTGGATGCTGGGCGAGCATGCCACCGTCCCGCCCGATCGGGGCATATTTCTGGCCGAGACCCGGCGGATGCATCCCGCGGTTTGCGACTTCATTTCAAACCAGGTCTACGAGGGACGTCTTGCCAGCCATAGCGATACCGGGCGCCAGAGCGTTACCGGAACGGCCTGGCCCACGGCTGGCGCATATTGGGTTTCGGTTTCTCATGACGGTAATGCCCAGATTGCCGCTGAGGAAGTTGCGGCGATCGGAGCGGCAATCGAGAATCTCCTGCAAGGGAGCTGGACCGACAAGAACGGCGCCACGCGCCCTATCGGCCCCGGCGACATCATCGTCGTCGCCCCCTATAACGCGCAGGTCAACGCGCTCCGAGCCGCGCTGCCCGGCAGCATCCGGGTTGGCACGGTCGACAAGTTTCAGGGCCAGGAGGCTCCCATATGCCTTGTCTCCATGACGGCCTCCTCGGCCGACGAGACGGCCCGCGGCATGGAGTTTCTCTTTTCGCTCAACCGCATCAATGTCGCGGTTTCACGTGCCAAAGCGCTCGCGCTTGTTTTTGGTAGCGACCGCTTGCGCGAGGCCAACTGCAGCAGCATCGAGCAGATGCGGCTCGTCAACACACTCTGTGCCCTTCCGCCGCTTTCTGCGCGCGCCAGTACGGGATCTTGA
- a CDS encoding DNA repair exonuclease, whose translation MRFLHTADWQLGKPFGRFEPEVRAALGEARFDAIDRIGEVAAAQQVGHVIVAGDIFDTEGPEDRVIVQAVSRMQRYPCRWWLLPGNHDYARNGGLWDRVRHKASDNIILLTEPVAQEMEAGVWLLPAPLIHRHHLDDPTELFDSMETPGAKLRIGLAHGSIRDFTARGETKNQIAPDRAKRSSLDYLALGDWHGTLKVDPRTWYAGTPETDGFQRDEPGHVLMIELAPGVEPKVEPVRTGRFQWLLRDWTLQDTAAFSAECDVLLSAIDPAATLLRLSLAGITSLADRVEILSRLEDDLRHRLRFLDVRADDLVGRPGEQDLADLKIEGLLGIAAEKLTETIAAGGTEAMLARRAMERLFVEYHRGGQA comes from the coding sequence ATGCGTTTCCTCCACACAGCTGACTGGCAGCTCGGTAAGCCCTTCGGCCGGTTCGAACCCGAGGTGCGCGCGGCGCTTGGCGAAGCGCGCTTCGACGCCATCGACCGGATCGGCGAAGTCGCCGCCGCCCAGCAGGTGGGGCATGTGATTGTCGCGGGCGACATCTTCGATACGGAAGGACCAGAGGACCGGGTCATCGTCCAGGCAGTGTCGCGGATGCAGCGCTATCCCTGCCGCTGGTGGCTGCTCCCGGGCAATCACGACTATGCCCGCAACGGCGGACTGTGGGATCGCGTCCGTCACAAAGCCTCGGACAATATCATCCTGCTCACCGAGCCCGTCGCGCAGGAGATGGAGGCCGGGGTTTGGCTGCTACCCGCACCTCTCATCCACCGTCACCATCTCGACGATCCGACCGAGCTTTTCGACAGCATGGAAACGCCAGGCGCGAAGCTGCGGATCGGCCTTGCACATGGTTCTATTCGCGATTTCACGGCGCGCGGCGAGACCAAGAACCAGATCGCGCCGGATCGCGCAAAGCGGTCCAGTCTCGACTATCTGGCGCTCGGCGATTGGCACGGCACACTCAAGGTCGATCCGCGCACCTGGTATGCCGGAACCCCCGAAACCGACGGTTTTCAACGCGATGAACCCGGCCATGTTCTGATGATCGAGCTTGCGCCGGGAGTGGAGCCAAAGGTGGAACCCGTGCGCACCGGCCGATTCCAATGGCTGCTCAGGGATTGGACCTTGCAGGACACTGCTGCCTTCTCGGCGGAATGCGACGTGCTGCTCTCGGCTATCGATCCTGCGGCAACGCTGCTGCGCCTTTCGCTGGCGGGCATTACGAGCCTCGCCGACCGCGTCGAGATCCTTTCGCGGCTCGAAGATGACCTCCGGCATCGCCTTCGCTTCTTGGATGTCCGGGCGGACGATCTTGTCGGGCGGCCGGGCGAGCAGGACTTGGCGGATCTTAAGATAGAGGGATTGCTCGGCATAGCGGCTGAGAAGCTCACCGAGACGATCGCGGCCGGCGGGACCGAAGCCATGTTAGCGCGGCGCGCAATGGAGCGGCTCTTTGTCGAATATCATCGGGGAGGCCAAGCGTGA
- a CDS encoding AAA family ATPase — MSLQLRRISLNNFRKFREPLTIEGLGEGLNIIIEPNESGKSTILEALRAAFFVRHATKNQLAQSFAPYGEAVAPEIEVSFDIGADSWKIAKRFLKGPQVEVTGPQGRAQGEEAENRLQALLGFVKDSSQRGDPATYGALGLLWVPQAQALEVTAPGSIVRSSIQATLEAEVGTIVGGAAYERVQKRIDEQYDIYWTPTGKAQSKGRWQAARDRDQQARQTAADAAVRLNALEKSFSELETARGRLKVIERELTDETEQEQRANLVQSLEIAKAAAQILETRKAEHENISTNLDRLEDLHAQHEAAREALTAADESLAAITADRERLAAQLEAGRTKVADAKAALDKARDDRATARQALVEGEGRLAGRQRRAAIADAHQRCTDLLDLERRLVDARNQAARVIPAEALARLEANDRAVAEARAAVNAGATTIELTGDATGITMDGEPLTPNSPRTLTGETQIALGDGILFIRPPATAASATARLAELLERQDLELAELDVADLAAARTRNDTSRDAQGTVQLLETKITGLTPAQPLLDLAAGPDALKLFVASVPAESSASDEDEISTDQLTRSVEEAETAAVRAETLHDQAVQDLREIEDKDRPLAAEQAGAERDQTHASDRIAQIEGKSDFAGLADAIGKAREDAVQAAVKLAEAKRDATAHDVQAINRKIETIDSRARAGQTRRSDLEKDIARLEAIIESEGGKGLASLAAAAAEEADAATQALTRLDEEAATIKLLKDVLDEARAEASRTFVGPVAQRARVHVERLFPGADLSFDEELGLASVTRSGLSEACGTLSKGTQEQLAVLTRLAFADMLLEQGTPVSLILDDPLVYSDDGRLDLMTEILEEASQRMQVILLTCRDRAFRHLTATRVQI, encoded by the coding sequence GTGAGCCTGCAACTCCGGCGGATCAGCCTCAACAATTTCCGCAAGTTCCGCGAGCCCCTGACGATCGAGGGGTTGGGTGAGGGGCTCAACATCATCATCGAGCCCAATGAGAGTGGGAAATCCACGATCCTTGAGGCCCTGCGCGCGGCTTTCTTCGTCCGCCACGCCACGAAGAATCAGCTCGCCCAGAGTTTTGCGCCTTATGGCGAGGCGGTCGCGCCAGAGATCGAAGTCAGTTTCGATATTGGCGCCGACAGCTGGAAAATCGCCAAGCGCTTTCTCAAAGGCCCTCAGGTCGAAGTCACGGGGCCGCAGGGTCGGGCGCAGGGCGAGGAGGCCGAGAATCGCCTGCAGGCACTTCTTGGGTTCGTCAAGGATAGCAGCCAGCGCGGTGACCCGGCCACCTATGGCGCGCTCGGTCTGCTTTGGGTTCCGCAGGCGCAGGCGCTCGAAGTGACGGCACCCGGCAGCATCGTGCGCAGCAGCATCCAGGCGACGCTTGAGGCGGAGGTCGGGACGATCGTCGGCGGCGCTGCCTATGAGCGCGTCCAAAAGCGGATCGATGAGCAATATGACATTTACTGGACGCCCACTGGAAAGGCGCAGTCGAAGGGGCGTTGGCAGGCGGCGCGGGATCGTGACCAGCAGGCGCGGCAGACCGCTGCGGACGCGGCTGTTCGGCTCAATGCGCTCGAAAAGAGCTTCAGCGAGCTAGAAACGGCGCGCGGCCGACTCAAGGTTATCGAGCGGGAGCTGACGGACGAGACCGAGCAAGAACAGCGCGCGAATCTCGTTCAGTCTCTGGAGATAGCCAAGGCTGCCGCGCAGATTCTTGAAACCCGCAAAGCCGAACATGAAAATATCTCTACGAACCTCGATCGCCTCGAGGATCTGCATGCTCAGCACGAGGCCGCGAGAGAAGCGCTGACGGCCGCTGATGAATCTTTGGCTGCAATCACCGCCGATCGCGAGCGGCTTGCAGCTCAGCTGGAAGCGGGACGCACGAAAGTCGCGGATGCAAAGGCAGCGCTCGACAAGGCGCGCGATGATCGCGCCACAGCCCGTCAGGCGCTTGTAGAGGGGGAGGGACGTCTCGCTGGGCGTCAGCGCCGCGCGGCGATCGCCGATGCGCACCAGCGGTGCACCGATCTACTCGACCTTGAAAGGCGACTGGTCGATGCTCGCAATCAGGCCGCACGGGTCATTCCGGCTGAGGCGCTCGCTCGCCTGGAGGCCAATGACCGCGCTGTCGCGGAGGCGCGGGCAGCCGTCAATGCTGGCGCTACCACAATCGAGCTTACGGGCGACGCTACGGGCATCACCATGGACGGCGAGCCCCTGACACCAAATAGCCCGCGCACCTTGACCGGTGAGACACAGATTGCCCTGGGTGACGGCATCCTCTTCATCCGCCCGCCGGCAACGGCGGCCAGCGCGACAGCCCGCCTCGCCGAATTGCTCGAGCGACAGGATCTGGAACTGGCCGAATTGGATGTGGCCGACCTCGCTGCGGCGCGGACGCGAAACGATACTTCGCGCGACGCGCAGGGGACCGTCCAACTGCTGGAAACCAAGATCACCGGCCTCACGCCGGCGCAGCCGCTGTTGGATCTTGCGGCAGGCCCTGATGCGCTCAAGCTGTTCGTGGCCAGTGTCCCAGCGGAATCGTCGGCGTCCGATGAAGACGAGATCTCGACCGATCAGCTCACCCGCAGCGTGGAAGAGGCGGAAACTGCCGCGGTACGCGCTGAAACGCTGCACGACCAAGCCGTTCAGGATCTCCGTGAAATAGAGGATAAGGACCGACCGCTGGCCGCCGAGCAGGCGGGCGCCGAGCGCGATCAGACCCATGCGTCTGATCGCATCGCTCAGATCGAAGGAAAATCCGATTTTGCCGGGCTTGCCGACGCCATCGGCAAAGCCCGGGAAGATGCTGTCCAGGCCGCTGTCAAACTGGCCGAAGCGAAGCGAGACGCCACGGCTCATGATGTGCAGGCGATCAACCGCAAGATCGAAACGATCGATAGCCGGGCAAGGGCCGGTCAAACCCGTCGGAGCGACCTCGAAAAGGATATCGCGCGCCTTGAGGCGATCATTGAGAGCGAGGGCGGCAAGGGCCTGGCGAGCCTGGCCGCGGCCGCAGCCGAAGAAGCCGACGCCGCAACACAGGCGCTGACGCGGCTCGACGAAGAGGCAGCTACGATCAAACTGCTCAAGGATGTGCTGGACGAGGCGCGCGCTGAGGCATCCCGGACCTTTGTTGGCCCGGTGGCCCAACGCGCCCGAGTGCATGTCGAGCGCCTGTTTCCCGGCGCCGACCTCAGCTTCGATGAAGAGCTCGGCCTGGCCTCGGTCACGCGATCCGGTCTGAGCGAAGCCTGCGGAACGCTCTCAAAGGGGACGCAGGAGCAGCTGGCGGTCCTGACCCGCCTCGCCTTTGCCGACATGCTGCTGGAGCAGGGAACACCGGTTTCGCTGATTCTCGACGATCCGCTGGTCTATTCCGACGACGGCCGGCTCGATCTGATGACGGAAATCCTGGAGGAAGCCTCCCAACGCATGCAGGTGATCCTGCTGACGTGCCGCGATCGGGCATTCCGGCATTTGACTGCAACTCGAGTACAGATCTGA